A genomic stretch from Vibrio neptunius includes:
- a CDS encoding FNR family transcription factor, with protein sequence MISEKPATKRVQSGGCAIHCQDCSISQLCIPFTLNESELDQLDQIIERKKPIQKGQELFKAGDDLKSLYAIRSGTIKSYTITEQGDEQITAFHLAGDLVGFDAITGDLHPSFAQALETSMVCEIPYETLDDLSGKMPKLRQQIMRLMSNEIKGDQEMILLLSKKNAEERLAAFLYNLSTRFSQRGFSPREFRLTMTRGDIGNYLGLTVETISRLLGRFQKSEILSVKGKYITILDHDTLMELAGVSTES encoded by the coding sequence ATGATTTCTGAAAAGCCTGCAACAAAACGCGTCCAATCCGGCGGATGCGCTATTCACTGTCAAGACTGTAGTATCAGCCAACTGTGTATTCCGTTTACACTGAATGAGTCTGAACTTGACCAATTAGATCAGATTATTGAACGCAAAAAGCCAATCCAAAAAGGACAAGAGCTTTTTAAAGCGGGCGATGATCTTAAGTCTTTATACGCGATTCGTTCTGGCACAATCAAAAGCTACACCATCACAGAACAAGGTGACGAGCAAATTACCGCTTTCCACTTAGCTGGTGATTTGGTTGGTTTTGACGCCATTACAGGCGACCTGCATCCAAGTTTTGCACAAGCACTTGAAACATCAATGGTTTGTGAAATCCCCTACGAAACCTTAGATGACCTTTCAGGTAAAATGCCCAAACTTCGCCAGCAAATCATGCGTTTGATGAGTAACGAAATTAAAGGCGACCAAGAAATGATCCTTTTGCTATCTAAGAAGAATGCAGAAGAACGCTTGGCAGCATTTCTATACAACTTGTCGACGCGATTCTCTCAACGTGGTTTCAGCCCTCGTGAGTTCCGTTTGACTATGACGCGTGGCGATATCGGTAACTATTTGGGTCTAACGGTTGAGACAATTTCCCGTTTGCTAGGTCGTTTCCAGAAATCAGAAATTCTCAGTGTTAAGGGCAAGTACATCACGATTCTTGATCATGATACCCTTATGGAGTTGGCTGGCGTTTCAACAGAATCTTAA
- a CDS encoding sulfite exporter TauE/SafE family protein has translation MTPDWLGALLIGVIGAGHCMGMCGGIASMLTMGQANSSKLVPVFYNLGRLISYSIIGAIVGGAISSIAEVSTMNNALTWLRLAAAVFMILLAFYIGRWWQGLLYVEKIGQKLWKFISPAGKSLLPLKSPLHALPFGFIWGWLPCGLVYSTLTWSAVSGSALNGALIMLAFGAGTLPAMLLMGFGATYLHKLQQSSIFRNCGALLILSYGIYTAYGAVTILSLT, from the coding sequence ATGACGCCAGACTGGTTAGGTGCCTTGCTGATTGGTGTCATCGGCGCAGGGCACTGTATGGGAATGTGTGGAGGCATTGCCTCCATGCTTACCATGGGGCAAGCCAACAGCTCGAAGTTAGTCCCTGTCTTCTACAACCTGGGTAGACTAATAAGCTATTCCATCATAGGCGCTATTGTTGGTGGCGCCATCTCTTCCATCGCTGAAGTCAGCACAATGAATAATGCCTTAACTTGGTTAAGGTTAGCTGCCGCAGTGTTTATGATTCTATTGGCTTTTTATATTGGTCGATGGTGGCAAGGGCTACTTTATGTTGAGAAGATAGGCCAGAAACTGTGGAAGTTCATCTCGCCAGCAGGTAAATCCTTACTGCCATTAAAGTCCCCGCTCCATGCTCTTCCTTTTGGCTTTATCTGGGGTTGGTTACCATGTGGGTTAGTCTATTCCACATTGACTTGGTCTGCGGTGTCGGGGAGCGCGTTAAATGGCGCTCTAATCATGTTAGCATTTGGCGCTGGTACTCTACCTGCTATGCTGCTCATGGGCTTTGGCGCTACCTATTTACACAAGCTGCAACAATCGTCAATATTTCGTAACTGCGGGGCGTTATTGATCTTATCTTACGGGATCTACACGGCTTACGGTGCGGTAACTATATTATCACTAACATGA
- the ccoS gene encoding cbb3-type cytochrome oxidase assembly protein CcoS, which produces MESLYILIPIAIVLVCVAIAIFLWAVKSDQFEDLERQGHNILFDEDEKNESKNK; this is translated from the coding sequence ATGGAAAGCCTTTATATCCTTATCCCAATTGCTATCGTTTTGGTTTGTGTCGCCATTGCAATCTTCCTCTGGGCGGTAAAAAGTGATCAGTTTGAGGATTTGGAGCGACAGGGTCACAATATTTTGTTCGACGAAGACGAGAAAAACGAGAGCAAGAACAAATGA